The following DNA comes from Mucisphaera calidilacus.
ACACAGCCCGACCACAGCTTCGGATCATTCATGATCGACTCGGTAGGCGGCTCATCACACACGATGTCCGAAATCACCGCACGCCCGCCCACACGCAGCACACGAAAGATCTCGTCGAACAGCTTCGCCTTCTCTTCCGGCTTCACGAGATTCAGCACGCAGTTCGACACCACCACGTCCACCGACTCCGTCTCGATCATCGGCTCCTCGCGACGCAGCCGGTCGCACGCCGCCTCGAACGCCGCCAGATCCTCAACACTCGAAACCGCACCCCCCGCCAGCACCGCCTGAGCCTTGTCCAGATCCAACGCCAGGTCCTGAATCCGCCCCTTCACAAACCGCGTGTTCGCGTACCCCAGCTTCTCCGCCATCTCCGCCTGATACTTCCGCGCCAGCCCCAGCATCGCGTCATTGAAATCCACGCCGATCACCCGGCCGTCCGCACCCACCTCACGCGCCATCAGGTAGCACGCCTTGCCACCCCCCGAACCCAGATCCACCACCGACTCGCCACGCTTCACGTAACGCGTCGGATCACCACACCCGTAATCCTTCTCGATGATCTCCGCGGGCAACAGCTTCAACCGCTCCGGGTCATACGTCGTCGCACAGCAAAGCGACGACTCGCACGCCGCCGCACCCTCCGCGTAACGCTCCCGGACCTCACGCTCAACGTCATATCCCGACGACCGACCAACCGTGCCACTGCTCATGCTCTTCGTTCCCTTGACGCACACAAAAGTACCGGGCTCCCCACAAGTCTAGCCAACCACCAACACCCCCGGAATGTTCCGTTTTATTCACACACTTTCGCCGAGCCCTGCCACGCCGACACCCGCTCCCACACCCACGCCCCCACCAGCCCGCCCAGCAACGGCCCCACCGTATAAACCCAGAACCCCCCTCTCGGCCCGGGAAACGCCGTCTCACCCCAGCCCGCCACAAACGCCACCGCCCTCGGCCCCAGATCCCGCGCCGGGTTCAAACCCGCCTGCGTCAGCGGAGCCACCAGACAGACGATCGCCGCCACCGTGAAACCCACCGCCCACGGCACACCCGACGCCGCCGGCACACACGCCGCATGACGCTCACGCGTGTCCGTCAGACAAAACACCATCCCCACCAGCAACGCCGTCCCCACCAGCTCCGCCAGCAACGCACCCCACACCGAAACCAGCCCCCAGCGATCCACCCAGCCCGCCGAACCCTCCGGATTCGGGAAATACATCCCGTACATGCTCGCCGTCGCCGCCCCACCCGCCGACGATGGGTCAATCCCCGCCGACGCATGAAACGCCTCGATCATCCCCCCGTACATCACGTTCAACAGCCACGCCGCCAAAGCCGCACCCGCCAGCTGCGCCGCCACGTACCCCGGCACCTTCGCCCACGAAAAACCACGCCACACCGCGAACGCCACCGTCACCGCGGGATTCAGATGCGCCCCCGATACCGCCGCCGACACATAAATCCCGAACGTCACCGCCAGACCCCACACCGCCGCCACCTGCCACAAACCCGACATCGCCCCCGTCAGCACCGCCGCATGAACCGCCCCCAAACCAAACAACACCAGCACAAACGTGCCCAGCACCTCCCCCAACAACGCCGCGCGATAGTCCGGTTGACCGTCAGCCATGACCGAAAGCTACCAGATCAGCAACCACAAAAAACGATGCCCCCGGATCACCGGAGGCATCGCTCAAAAATCCAACCGTCAGCAAGGACTCAATCCTTGTCCAGATCCACCGGGTCCAACCAGGGCATCATCGCGCGAAGCTCCTTACCGACCTTCTCCACGCCATGCCCCTTGTTCTCCTCACGCTGCTTCTTGAACCACGGGAAGCCCTTGGCGTAGT
Coding sequences within:
- a CDS encoding methyltransferase domain-containing protein; this encodes MSSGTVGRSSGYDVEREVRERYAEGAAACESSLCCATTYDPERLKLLPAEIIEKDYGCGDPTRYVKRGESVVDLGSGGGKACYLMAREVGADGRVIGVDFNDAMLGLARKYQAEMAEKLGYANTRFVKGRIQDLALDLDKAQAVLAGGAVSSVEDLAAFEAACDRLRREEPMIETESVDVVVSNCVLNLVKPEEKAKLFDEIFRVLRVGGRAVISDIVCDEPPTESIMNDPKLWSGCVSGAFVEGDFLRRFADAGFYGIEILERSGEPWQTIEGVEFRAMTVVAHKGKQGVCLERKQAVVYKGPWREVRDDDGHVFRRGERVAVCDKTYRLMTNEHGPYGVQVIGIDPVHEIPLEEAELYDCSRRALRHPRETKGADYDVTTEADSCCGPDGCC
- a CDS encoding MIP/aquaporin family protein is translated as MADGQPDYRAALLGEVLGTFVLVLFGLGAVHAAVLTGAMSGLWQVAAVWGLAVTFGIYVSAAVSGAHLNPAVTVAFAVWRGFSWAKVPGYVAAQLAGAALAAWLLNVMYGGMIEAFHASAGIDPSSAGGAATASMYGMYFPNPEGSAGWVDRWGLVSVWGALLAELVGTALLVGMVFCLTDTRERHAACVPAASGVPWAVGFTVAAIVCLVAPLTQAGLNPARDLGPRAVAFVAGWGETAFPGPRGGFWVYTVGPLLGGLVGAWVWERVSAWQGSAKVCE